A genomic region of Gemmata massiliana contains the following coding sequences:
- a CDS encoding FG-GAP-like repeat-containing protein, producing the protein MFQWLTRTPKRRLSPKAPRTTFGLERLESREVPAVLIQFDYSRDLGGFFNNPEARAIMNRVASELGNSISANLAAITPGGGNTWSASFFDPATGGQTSVTNLAVGANTLQIFLGARSLTGGEAGFGGFGGYSISGSQAWINTIQTRGHSGFAPWGGSITFDSTQNWHFGQTTDGLDRNELDFYSVATHELGHVLGIGTATQWTNLSRNGYFYGANAVALYGAPVPLAPSGGHWADGITLGGQALSLDPTLNYGSRVTWSALDAAGLRDLGWGAPAAAPATPTFTAVPVGSQNAVAFTGNTDGTVSLFVVSNGVLTDTGRRLTPFAGYRGALRVAGGDFNGDGVTDYAFTTGAGPQAVVQLMDGRDGSIMVGQTVIFQGFTGGLFLAAADIDHDGKSELVVSADAGAGPHIQTFRVQGGGLQVQSSFFAFDNPAFRGGARVAAGDINRDGFADVVVTTGGQAEGRVAVYSGADLRNGTATRLLPDFIAFGGLWSGLNAAVGDMDGDGFAELAIAPDRGPAHIKVWSGATLTANAGAQASGVPLVGSFYAFAPTDPSGARLALRDTDGDGRAELVAASANRNSSYARVFTFEQMQANGANAPFTAPFGTPITYDGLYAGLHATSSANTTAANQEAAPVPVEAPKAGEAIYTASADPMKHKCTCAGCTVLAQLAGTDELLSTIPVA; encoded by the coding sequence ATGTTTCAGTGGCTGACGCGAACCCCGAAGCGCCGCCTTTCGCCGAAAGCCCCGCGCACCACGTTCGGGCTCGAGCGGCTCGAATCTCGTGAAGTGCCCGCGGTTCTGATCCAGTTCGACTACTCACGCGACCTCGGTGGGTTCTTCAACAACCCAGAAGCCCGCGCGATTATGAACCGGGTCGCGAGCGAGTTGGGGAACAGCATTTCGGCCAACCTCGCGGCCATTACTCCCGGCGGGGGAAATACGTGGAGCGCCTCGTTCTTCGACCCCGCGACCGGCGGTCAGACGAGCGTGACGAACCTCGCGGTCGGTGCGAACACGCTTCAGATTTTTTTGGGCGCGCGCTCTTTGACGGGCGGTGAAGCGGGGTTCGGCGGGTTCGGCGGGTACAGCATTTCCGGCAGCCAGGCCTGGATCAACACGATTCAAACGCGCGGGCACTCCGGGTTCGCCCCGTGGGGCGGGAGCATCACGTTCGATAGCACGCAGAACTGGCACTTCGGCCAAACGACGGACGGGCTGGACCGGAACGAACTGGATTTCTACTCGGTTGCGACCCACGAACTCGGACACGTGCTCGGGATCGGCACCGCGACCCAGTGGACCAACCTGTCGCGCAACGGTTACTTCTACGGTGCCAACGCCGTTGCCCTCTACGGAGCGCCGGTGCCGCTGGCCCCGAGCGGTGGGCACTGGGCCGACGGGATCACGCTCGGCGGGCAGGCACTCAGCCTCGACCCGACGTTGAACTACGGGAGCCGCGTGACCTGGTCCGCTCTGGACGCAGCGGGCTTGCGGGATCTGGGGTGGGGCGCGCCGGCGGCCGCGCCCGCCACGCCGACCTTCACCGCGGTGCCGGTCGGGAGTCAGAATGCGGTCGCGTTCACTGGGAACACGGACGGCACGGTGTCACTGTTCGTGGTGTCCAACGGCGTCCTGACCGACACCGGTCGGCGCCTGACGCCATTCGCCGGATACCGCGGTGCCCTGCGGGTCGCGGGCGGCGACTTCAACGGGGACGGCGTGACCGATTACGCCTTCACCACCGGGGCGGGTCCGCAAGCGGTCGTCCAACTGATGGACGGGCGCGACGGCAGCATCATGGTGGGCCAGACGGTTATCTTCCAGGGGTTCACCGGGGGGCTGTTCCTGGCGGCGGCCGACATCGACCACGACGGTAAGTCCGAACTGGTCGTTTCAGCCGATGCGGGTGCCGGTCCGCACATTCAGACGTTCCGCGTTCAGGGCGGCGGGCTTCAGGTTCAATCGAGCTTCTTCGCGTTCGACAACCCGGCGTTCCGGGGCGGCGCTCGCGTGGCGGCGGGAGACATCAACCGAGACGGGTTCGCGGACGTCGTGGTCACCACCGGTGGTCAGGCCGAGGGGCGGGTCGCGGTATACAGCGGGGCCGATCTGCGGAACGGTACCGCGACGCGGTTGCTGCCCGACTTCATCGCGTTCGGTGGCCTGTGGTCCGGCTTGAACGCGGCCGTGGGTGACATGGACGGGGACGGGTTCGCGGAACTGGCGATCGCTCCGGACCGCGGGCCGGCGCACATCAAGGTGTGGTCCGGTGCGACACTGACCGCCAATGCCGGTGCTCAGGCGAGCGGGGTGCCGCTGGTTGGCAGCTTCTACGCCTTCGCACCGACCGATCCGAGCGGCGCCCGACTCGCGCTGCGTGACACGGACGGCGACGGGCGCGCGGAACTCGTCGCGGCCAGCGCGAACCGGAACAGCTCTTACGCCCGGGTGTTCACCTTCGAGCAGATGCAGGCTAACGGGGCCAACGCGCCGTTCACCGCACCGTTCGGCACGCCGATCACTTACGACGGCCTCTACGCCGGGTTGCACGCGACTTCTTCGGCGAACACGACCGCCGCGAATCAAGAGGCGGCTCCCGTGCCCGTGGAAGCTCCCAAAGCCGGCGAAGCGATCTACACCGCGTCGGCCGACCCGATGAAGCACAAATGCACCTGTGCCGGATGCACGGTGCTGGCGCAACTGGCCGGAACCGACGAGTTGCTCTCCACGATTCCTGTTGCGTAA
- a CDS encoding molybdopterin molybdotransferase MoeA has protein sequence MSEPAKSPFFDVRMRGFRERASVDTVLTLLEERTSVLVSEAVPLLSAAGRVLAEPVVSAVDVPSFLRAAMDGFALHAADTAGAPVPLAVVGEALPARPFAGTVAPGQVVRITTGAPIPTGVDAVLMAEFAQIEPDGRVLPRAVLAAGKHIVRVGEDVTRGREVLPADRRLRPQDVGVLASIGVGTVRVVRRPRVAILVTGNELLPPGSVPEGFKIVDSNSPMLTALAARDGADVLPVQYVRDDYPAVCDAIRAAVAAADVVLCSGGTSVGVEDHAPRAVAELGELAVHGVSLRPAAPLGVGFVREPNPLTPFPKKEGRTEPNAENTNLSVPVLSPSPFRGGVGEGLQPQPTPPSSLPEGKGEKEPSLDASSISVVSRACSPFPSGRGDRGVGSSERPSPHSGPREALLTGPECGEGGGVGEGLFSRTVFLLPGNPVSCLCAYDLFAGRAIRRLGGLGWELPYKKIGLSLTQPVASVAGRVDYVRVKREGQGVAPVASSGASNLSSTVVADGFVLVAAEREQIASGETVDVYLFDE, from the coding sequence ATGTCCGAACCGGCGAAATCACCCTTCTTCGATGTGCGGATGCGCGGGTTCCGCGAGCGCGCGAGCGTGGACACGGTCCTGACACTCCTGGAAGAACGCACATCCGTACTTGTGTCCGAAGCCGTGCCTCTACTCAGCGCTGCCGGTCGCGTCCTTGCGGAGCCGGTTGTGTCCGCGGTCGATGTGCCGAGCTTTCTGCGTGCGGCGATGGACGGGTTTGCTCTTCACGCGGCTGACACTGCCGGTGCTCCGGTTCCGCTCGCGGTGGTGGGTGAAGCACTTCCCGCGCGCCCTTTTGCTGGCACGGTGGCGCCCGGGCAAGTCGTGCGAATCACGACCGGCGCTCCGATCCCAACTGGGGTCGATGCGGTGCTGATGGCCGAGTTCGCGCAGATCGAACCGGACGGTCGCGTGCTACCGCGTGCGGTGCTGGCGGCGGGCAAGCACATCGTTCGCGTTGGCGAAGACGTAACGCGGGGGCGCGAAGTGCTACCCGCAGATCGCCGGCTCCGACCACAGGACGTGGGCGTGCTCGCGTCGATTGGTGTGGGTACGGTGCGCGTCGTGCGCCGACCTCGCGTGGCGATTCTTGTTACGGGGAATGAACTGCTTCCCCCCGGTTCTGTGCCCGAAGGGTTCAAGATCGTTGATAGCAATTCGCCAATGTTGACTGCGCTCGCGGCCCGCGACGGCGCGGACGTGCTTCCCGTGCAGTACGTTCGCGACGACTACCCGGCCGTCTGCGATGCGATCCGCGCGGCCGTTGCCGCTGCTGATGTGGTGCTCTGTTCTGGCGGCACGTCCGTCGGGGTCGAGGATCACGCGCCGCGTGCGGTGGCGGAACTGGGTGAACTCGCAGTACACGGCGTGTCACTGCGCCCGGCGGCTCCGCTGGGAGTGGGGTTCGTTAGGGAACCTAACCCCCTAACCCCCTTCCCTAAAAAGGAAGGGAGAACCGAACCCAATGCAGAAAACACAAATCTGTCAGTGCCCGTATTAAGCCCCTCTCCGTTTAGGGGAGGGGTTGGGGAGGGGTTACAGCCACAACCTACCCCCCCGTCCTCCCTCCCTGAAGGGAAGGGGGAGAAAGAACCGTCGCTAGACGCGAGCTCAATCTCAGTGGTTTCGCGCGCCTGTTCCCCCTTCCCTTCAGGGAGGGGGGATAGGGGGGTAGGTTCTTCCGAACGCCCCTCTCCGCACTCTGGCCCGCGAGAAGCTCTGCTGACAGGCCCGGAGTGCGGAGAGGGGGGAGGGGTTGGGGAGGGGTTGTTTAGCCGAACTGTATTCCTGCTTCCCGGCAACCCCGTTTCGTGCTTGTGTGCTTACGACCTCTTCGCGGGACGTGCCATCCGGCGGCTCGGCGGTTTGGGGTGGGAGCTTCCTTATAAGAAGATCGGGCTGTCGCTGACGCAGCCGGTCGCATCGGTGGCGGGGCGCGTCGATTACGTTCGAGTGAAGCGCGAGGGTCAAGGAGTGGCACCGGTCGCTTCGAGCGGGGCGTCGAATCTCAGTAGCACGGTCGTTGCCGACGGGTTCGTGCTCGTGGCGGCCGAGCGCGAGCAGATCGCGTCGGGCGAAACAGTGGACGTGTACTTGTTCGATGAGTGA
- the tsaB gene encoding tRNA (adenosine(37)-N6)-threonylcarbamoyltransferase complex dimerization subunit type 1 TsaB, which translates to MNESWLVLETSGRGARVGLARGGAIVGAAELDSSRRHARDMISTIDALLKAEALGPRDLTGVMASRGPGSYTGLRVGLMTAKALAYATGCELRAVDTLAAIAHQSPAEATHVWVIADALQAQVYAQRYTKRHDGWFPENSLQILTTGEFVAGLVAGEMVNGPGVSAYDGQIPAANTRAPEADREPRVESVLAVGLKLPALTQGELFALEPLYLRGSSAEEKAKEPRG; encoded by the coding sequence ATGAACGAAAGTTGGCTCGTCCTGGAAACGTCCGGCCGCGGCGCCCGTGTGGGACTGGCGCGCGGGGGAGCGATTGTCGGCGCCGCCGAACTCGATTCGTCGCGCCGGCACGCACGCGACATGATTTCCACCATTGATGCGCTGCTGAAAGCCGAAGCGCTCGGCCCGCGGGACTTGACCGGCGTGATGGCGAGCCGCGGACCTGGGAGCTACACCGGGCTGCGTGTGGGGCTGATGACCGCGAAGGCGCTCGCCTACGCGACCGGCTGCGAACTGCGTGCGGTCGACACGCTCGCAGCCATCGCGCACCAATCGCCGGCCGAAGCGACTCACGTCTGGGTGATCGCGGACGCGCTTCAGGCTCAGGTTTACGCACAACGGTACACAAAGCGGCACGACGGTTGGTTCCCCGAGAATTCACTTCAGATTCTCACAACGGGGGAATTTGTTGCGGGGTTGGTGGCGGGTGAAATGGTGAACGGACCCGGTGTGAGTGCTTACGACGGACAAATTCCGGCCGCGAACACCCGGGCGCCCGAAGCCGATCGTGAGCCGCGTGTGGAAAGTGTTCTTGCGGTGGGCTTGAAGCTTCCCGCACTGACGCAGGGCGAACTATTCGCACTGGAGCCGCTGTACCTGCGCGGCAGTTCGGCGGAAGAAAAAGCGAAAGAGCCGCGCGGGTAA
- a CDS encoding ribonuclease HI family protein codes for MSDTATMHIDGASRGNPGPAAYAVVLARPGMPVVEEADTIGTASNNVAEYTALVEGLGLAVELGVKKLNVFSDSELMVKQMSGAYKVKNEDLRPLYEEACQLRRQFEQITITHVRREQNTRADAIGNDALDGRPRKRGAQGEPTPPAPLPKGKGEQARDLFAAEAPLFDLEAPNSPFPSGRGAGGVGLSDAPIREDAIRCLADAAQHWATNGLKGLPPEAVWEQLWSLLDEAGVLKKKKAK; via the coding sequence ATGTCCGATACGGCCACCATGCACATCGACGGCGCGTCCCGCGGCAACCCGGGGCCGGCGGCCTACGCCGTGGTCCTCGCGCGCCCGGGGATGCCCGTCGTCGAAGAAGCGGACACCATCGGCACCGCGTCGAACAACGTGGCGGAATACACCGCGCTGGTCGAGGGGTTGGGGCTCGCGGTTGAACTGGGCGTGAAGAAACTGAACGTGTTCAGCGACAGCGAGCTGATGGTGAAGCAGATGAGCGGCGCGTACAAGGTCAAGAACGAAGACCTGCGCCCGCTGTACGAAGAAGCGTGCCAGCTCCGCCGGCAGTTCGAGCAGATCACCATCACGCACGTGCGCCGTGAACAGAATACCCGCGCGGACGCCATCGGCAACGACGCCCTCGACGGCCGGCCGCGGAAGCGAGGCGCACAAGGAGAACCTACCCCCCCGGCCCCCCTCCCTAAAGGGAAGGGGGAGCAGGCGCGCGATCTCTTTGCAGCTGAAGCGCCATTATTTGACCTCGAAGCGCCAAACTCCCCCTTCCCTTCAGGGAGGGGAGCCGGAGGGGTAGGTCTCTCAGATGCCCCCATTCGCGAAGACGCGATTCGGTGCCTCGCGGACGCGGCCCAACACTGGGCCACGAACGGGCTGAAGGGACTTCCGCCGGAGGCGGTGTGGGAACAGTTGTGGTCACTGTTAGACGAAGCGGGTGTGCTGAAAAAGAAAAAGGCGAAGTGA
- a CDS encoding PEP/pyruvate-binding domain-containing protein, translating into MPDILFFDEISDAEAHLVGGKGLSLGKTARAGLPVPAGFVVTTQAYRRLADRGIRADAGFVRAVAGAYETLGNGLVAVRSSATAEDAADTSFAGQQETILGVKGDEPLLDAIERCWRSLFTERAVAYRAKQNVDGAGLAMAVVVQKLVPAEAAGVLFTRDPLDPDGKRMLAEASWGLGEVVVSGRVQPDRFTLDRDTGSVLTRVLGSKAIRVTAGVEEHVPAELQRQFCLSDAALSQLVDLGRKVEAFYGDPRDIEWAFAGGTFHLLQARPITVAGAAEREQVRQGVISSLKATADPRGTVWVRYNLSEVLPEPAPMTWAVVQRLLAADGGFGAMNRDLGAKPDPALGSLSGFDLVAGRPMANLSRLPRMQFARPPIEYPLGTYKREPHKALDPKPVLNPLAGQGCVFGVLTLPGTILSLTRLIGTTKKQSAVFAQKFETEIAPAFATAARQARAQNWSQMDPPALVREFETWTNKTLVEFARDSLKPTVFAELAWTEVFDQLKPKLGEERARTAVGELSLGAAPPGEVNLPGGIRDLANERISRATFLERFGHRSTNEMEFAQPRWSEVPQELDKLMHRAGWGAHTAATADVDKIATEAKISGPFRDQLAAKVKLLRTYLGLREAGKHYLLMGFAVIRRALVELDRRFELNGGIFFLTPADLPDLLAKKDLSAKVTAARKNRQTELSLEVPPVLFSDDLDAIGRPLPEPAGRDKLTGVALSAGVAEGPALVLTEPTAAPPEGGYVLVCPSTDPAWVPLFVHAKALVMETGGVLSHGAIVAREFGLPAVAGLPNATQQIKTGQTIRVDGGRGTVTIVGEA; encoded by the coding sequence ATGCCGGACATTTTGTTCTTCGACGAAATCAGCGATGCAGAGGCGCATCTCGTCGGCGGAAAGGGTCTGAGTCTGGGTAAGACGGCGCGTGCGGGTTTGCCGGTGCCGGCCGGGTTTGTTGTCACGACGCAGGCGTATCGGCGCCTCGCGGACCGCGGCATCCGGGCCGATGCCGGGTTCGTGCGCGCGGTGGCAGGCGCCTACGAAACGTTGGGGAACGGACTGGTCGCGGTACGTTCCAGCGCCACCGCCGAAGACGCGGCCGATACGAGTTTCGCCGGACAGCAAGAAACGATCCTGGGCGTAAAAGGAGACGAACCACTCCTGGACGCGATCGAGCGCTGCTGGCGCTCACTGTTCACCGAGCGCGCGGTTGCGTACCGCGCCAAGCAAAACGTCGATGGCGCCGGCCTCGCGATGGCGGTCGTGGTGCAGAAACTCGTGCCCGCGGAAGCGGCCGGGGTACTGTTCACACGCGACCCGCTCGACCCGGACGGTAAGCGGATGCTCGCGGAAGCGTCCTGGGGGTTGGGTGAAGTCGTCGTATCGGGGCGCGTGCAGCCTGATCGTTTCACGCTCGATCGCGACACGGGAAGCGTACTCACGCGCGTCCTCGGCTCGAAGGCGATTCGCGTGACGGCCGGCGTCGAAGAACACGTTCCGGCGGAACTACAGCGGCAATTCTGCCTGAGCGACGCGGCACTCTCCCAACTCGTCGATTTGGGGCGCAAAGTGGAAGCGTTCTACGGCGATCCCCGCGACATCGAATGGGCCTTCGCAGGCGGCACGTTTCACCTGTTGCAAGCGCGGCCGATTACCGTGGCGGGCGCGGCCGAGCGGGAGCAGGTGCGTCAAGGTGTCATCTCGTCTTTGAAAGCAACAGCGGACCCGCGCGGAACCGTATGGGTGCGGTACAACCTGAGCGAAGTGCTCCCGGAGCCGGCGCCCATGACGTGGGCCGTCGTGCAGCGGTTGCTCGCGGCCGACGGCGGATTCGGCGCGATGAACCGCGATCTCGGAGCGAAGCCCGATCCCGCGCTCGGCTCTCTATCCGGGTTCGACCTCGTTGCCGGTCGGCCGATGGCGAACTTGTCGCGCCTCCCGCGCATGCAGTTCGCCCGGCCGCCCATCGAGTACCCGCTGGGCACTTACAAGCGCGAGCCGCACAAGGCACTCGACCCGAAACCCGTGCTGAACCCGCTCGCGGGGCAGGGGTGCGTGTTCGGTGTGCTTACACTACCCGGCACAATTCTGAGCCTGACGCGACTGATAGGCACGACGAAAAAGCAGTCGGCCGTCTTCGCCCAAAAGTTCGAGACCGAGATTGCGCCGGCATTCGCCACAGCCGCGAGACAAGCACGCGCGCAAAATTGGTCCCAAATGGACCCGCCCGCGCTCGTGCGCGAGTTCGAGACGTGGACGAACAAAACGCTCGTCGAGTTCGCACGCGACAGCCTGAAACCAACTGTGTTCGCGGAACTGGCGTGGACCGAGGTGTTCGATCAACTCAAGCCGAAACTCGGTGAAGAACGCGCCCGCACCGCGGTTGGCGAGTTGAGCCTCGGTGCCGCGCCACCAGGGGAAGTAAATCTTCCAGGTGGGATTCGCGACTTAGCAAACGAACGAATCTCGCGCGCGACATTTTTGGAGCGGTTCGGTCACCGCAGCACGAACGAAATGGAATTCGCGCAACCGCGCTGGAGCGAAGTGCCCCAAGAGCTCGACAAGCTCATGCACAGAGCCGGTTGGGGCGCGCACACCGCTGCCACAGCCGATGTGGACAAGATCGCGACGGAGGCAAAAATCAGCGGGCCGTTCCGCGATCAACTCGCGGCCAAAGTGAAACTGCTGCGCACGTATCTCGGGTTGCGCGAAGCCGGCAAGCACTACTTACTGATGGGTTTCGCGGTCATTCGCCGTGCGCTCGTGGAACTCGATCGCCGGTTCGAGTTGAACGGCGGCATCTTCTTCCTCACGCCGGCCGACTTGCCCGATCTGCTCGCTAAGAAGGATCTCTCTGCGAAGGTCACCGCAGCGCGCAAGAACCGCCAAACGGAACTCTCACTCGAAGTGCCGCCGGTGCTGTTCAGCGACGACCTCGACGCGATCGGCCGACCGCTCCCGGAACCGGCTGGCAGAGACAAGCTCACGGGCGTGGCACTTTCGGCAGGAGTCGCGGAAGGTCCGGCCCTCGTGCTCACCGAACCAACTGCGGCACCGCCCGAAGGCGGGTACGTCCTCGTGTGCCCGTCCACGGACCCTGCCTGGGTACCCCTCTTCGTCCACGCGAAGGCACTCGTCATGGAAACCGGCGGCGTGCTCTCACACGGCGCGATCGTGGCCCGCGAATTCGGCCTGCCCGCAGTGGCCGGCTTACCCAACGCGACGCAACAAATCAAAACGGGCCAAACGATCCGCGTTGATGGTGGAAGGGGAACGGTGACGATCGTGGGCGAAGCGTAG